Proteins from a single region of Syntrophales bacterium:
- a CDS encoding cobalamin-dependent protein (Presence of a B(12) (cobalamin)-binding domain implies dependence on cobalamin itself, in one of its several forms, or in some unusual lineages, dependence on a cobalamin-like analog.), which yields MKLKLIYPRWKKLEGQTEFHLPPHGPVVFAAALPPGVEVSFTDENVEPLDLEERADLVGISMMLTSQVKRGWEIAGEYRRRGIPVLCGGIGTMLHAEEAAEHVDSVFLGEAEGRMEAVISDFQSGKLKKVYNFFDNRPPTEWIGPARRDILKRDLYNYKGVQMVDLVHASRGCRFNCYPCCVSFLGGRQFRPRPIDRVVEEIAGIDNNRLFVVDNSLAQDSQWEKDLFRAMIPLKKNWCSHPIEDDPEILDLAAQAGAWYVYQAVFDTSDTIRNRIRRYHDHGIGVEGTILLGLDNHTEDSIRRLIDFLMEIELDLAEFTVLTPFPHTRTFDDLHREGRILSYDWNDYTADKVVFQPRNMSPEKLQELFHFAWDTFYRDEPQTYKMFKLLKKVSEREHRDGTYRRRRRDLMESRFGRRGEVTGEEGATKG from the coding sequence AGGTCTCCTTCACCGACGAAAACGTGGAGCCCCTCGACCTGGAGGAGAGGGCCGACCTGGTCGGCATCTCGATGATGCTCACCAGCCAGGTGAAGCGGGGATGGGAGATCGCCGGCGAATACCGCCGCCGGGGAATTCCCGTCCTCTGCGGCGGGATCGGAACCATGCTCCACGCCGAGGAAGCGGCGGAGCATGTCGATTCGGTCTTCCTCGGCGAGGCGGAGGGCCGGATGGAAGCGGTCATTTCGGACTTCCAATCCGGAAAGCTGAAGAAAGTCTATAACTTCTTTGACAACCGACCCCCGACGGAGTGGATCGGCCCGGCCCGGCGGGACATCCTCAAACGGGACCTTTACAATTACAAGGGCGTCCAGATGGTGGACCTGGTCCACGCCTCCCGGGGCTGCCGGTTCAACTGCTACCCCTGCTGCGTGTCCTTCCTGGGAGGGCGGCAGTTTCGGCCCCGGCCCATCGACCGGGTGGTTGAGGAGATCGCCGGCATCGACAACAACCGCCTGTTCGTGGTGGACAACTCCCTTGCCCAGGACAGCCAATGGGAAAAGGACCTCTTCCGGGCCATGATCCCCCTCAAGAAGAACTGGTGCAGCCACCCCATCGAGGACGACCCGGAGATCCTGGATCTGGCCGCCCAGGCGGGGGCCTGGTACGTCTACCAGGCCGTCTTCGACACCTCGGACACGATCCGGAACCGCATCCGCCGCTACCATGACCACGGAATCGGCGTCGAGGGAACGATTCTCCTGGGCCTGGACAACCACACGGAAGACAGCATCCGGCGGCTCATCGACTTCCTGATGGAGATCGAGCTGGACCTGGCGGAATTCACCGTCCTGACGCCGTTCCCCCATACCCGGACCTTCGACGACCTCCATCGGGAGGGGAGAATCCTGTCCTACGACTGGAACGACTACACCGCCGACAAGGTCGTCTTCCAGCCCCGGAACATGTCCCCGGAGAAGCTCCAGGAATTGTTCCACTTCGCCTGGGACACGTTCTACCGGGACGAGCCCCAGACCTACAAGATGTTCAAGCTCCTGAAAAAGGTGAGCGAAAGGGAGCACCGGGACGGCACATACCGCCGGCGCAGGCGGGACCTGATGGAATCCCGGTTCGGCCGCCGCGGGGAGGTCACCGGGGAGGAGGGGGCAACTAAGGGTTGA